A section of the Argopecten irradians isolate NY unplaced genomic scaffold, Ai_NY scaffold_0661, whole genome shotgun sequence genome encodes:
- the LOC138313340 gene encoding histone H2B, with the protein MAPKASGSKGAKKAATKAKANRGTDKKRRRKRRESYSIYIYKVLKQVHPDTGVSSKAMSIMNSFVNDIFERIAAEASRLAHYNKRSTITSREIQTAVRLLLPGELAKHAVSEGTKAVTKYTSSK; encoded by the coding sequence ATGGCACCCAAAGCAAGCGGATCTAAAGGAGCTAAGAAGGCGGCCACCAAGGCTAAGGCCAACCGTGGAACTGACAAGAAaaggaggaggaagaggagggaATCCTACAGCATCTACATCTACAAGGTGTTGAAACAGGTGCACCCCGACACCGGTGTGTCCAGCAAGGCTATGTCCATCATGAACAGCTTTGTCAACGACATCTTTGAGAGAATCGCCGCTGAGGCTTCCCGTCTCGCTCACTACAACAAGAGGTCCACCATCACCAGTCGGGAGATCCAGACAGCTGTCCGTCTCCTTTTGCCCGGTGAATTGGCCAAGCACGCCGTCAGTGAGGGAACCAAGGCTGTCACCAAGTACACCAGCTCCAAGTAA
- the LOC138313342 gene encoding histone H3 translates to MARTKQTARKSTGGKAPRKQLATKAARKSAPATGGVKKPHRYRPGTVALREIRRYQKSTELLIRKLPFQRLVREIAQDFKTDLRFQSSAVMALQEASEAYLVGLFEDTNLCAIHAKRVTIMPKDIQLARRIRGERA, encoded by the coding sequence ATGGCTCGTACAAAGCAGACCGCTCGTAAATCCACTGGAGGCAAGGCCCCACGTAAACAGTTGGCTACCAAGGCCGCCCGTAAGAGCGCCCCAGCCACCGGAGGAGTGAAGAAACCTCACAGGTACAGGCCAGGAACAGTCGCTCTCCGTGAAATCCGTAGATACCAGAAGAGCACTGAACTCCTCATCAGGAAACTGCCCTTCCAGCGTCTCGTCCGTGAAATCGCCCAGGACTTCAAGACTGACCTTAGGTTCCAGAGCTCTGCCGTTATGGCTCTCCAGGAGGCTAGCGAAGCTTACTTGGTCGGACTCTTCGAAGACACCAACCTGTGCGCCATCCACGCCAAGCGTGTCACCATTATGCCAAAGGACATCCAGCTGGCTCGCCGTATCCGCGGAGAACGTGCTTAA
- the LOC138313344 gene encoding histone H2A translates to MSGRGKGGKVKGKAKSRSSRAGLQFPVGRIHRLLRKGNYAERVGAGAPVYLAAVLEYLAAEVLELAGNAARDNKKTRIIPRHLQLAIRNDEELNKLLSGVTIAQGGVLPNIQAVLLPKKTSKPAAK, encoded by the coding sequence ATGTCTGGACGTGGTAAGGGAGGAAAAGTTAAGGGAAAGGCAAAGAGCCGATCATCCCGTGCCGGACTTCAGTTCCCAGTCGGACGTATCCATCGTCTTCTCCGAAAGGGAAACTATGCCGAGAGAGTTGGAGCCGGAGCCCCAGTCTACTTGGCCGCTGTCCTCGAGTACCTAGCCGCTGAAGTTTTGGAATTGGCAGGTAACGCCGCCAGGGATAACAAGAAGACCAGAATCATCCCCCGTCATCTCCAGCTGGCCATCAGAAACGACGAGGAGTTGAACAAACTGCTGTCGGGTGTCACCATTGCCCAGGGTGGTGTCCTCCCCAACATCCAGGCTGTACTTCTCCCCAAGAAGACCAGCAAACCCGCCGCCAAGTAA